The following proteins come from a genomic window of Nothobranchius furzeri strain GRZ-AD chromosome 1, NfurGRZ-RIMD1, whole genome shotgun sequence:
- the LOC139072095 gene encoding protocadherin alpha-C2-like, protein MNLFLSMHVTMEDVLMPLHKRYVSLVIFSLLFCCASTSVSHYSIPEEMKEGSVITNLATDLGLDVKTLNQRKMRVDIIANKKYLDVNKETGELFIVEKIDREHIGLCNRKNSCFLTLEVTLDNPVRIFNTEVEILDMNDNAPQFRRETIYLDISEATPVGERFSLSNAVDPDVGINSVRTYHLSESNQFNIEVQTGRDGAKFADLILIKTLDREQQSVHNLILTAVDGGTPARSGTASVIVRVLDTNDNSPTFETNSLTVKILENSPIGSLVIDLSATDLDEGSNSDVTYSYSLYTSEKTQETFNLNPTSGEITVKGMLNYEDFRIYDMEVIATDKGANSLSGQCTIKILVEDMNDNHPEISIKSFQSPVSENIKLDTVIAVVSVSDKDSGDNGLVDLHIPDNMPFKLRESSDNYYELVVSEPLDREKVPEYDITFTVTDRGSPPLSDNETMTLELLDVNDNVPQFPQSFYTIRVMENNAPGALLSSLTAFDPDLHENQYLVYFILEKEIANTSMSMLFSINPENGNLYALKTFDYEIEKDFVFHIEARDSGSPPLSSNVTIHIIIVDQNDNAPSIVSPWCERGSVVEEKIPRSTDKGSLVAKVIALDKDSVHNSRITYQFLQLADASLFSLDQYNGEIRTMRMFSYKDPRHHRLVVVAKDNGEPALSATVTIKLLTVETAVKAYSDMTEMSLEYDIFSDINLYLVIGLGSVSFLLLITILVTIVLKCQKVKPSKSAPPSRNSVISERNSTIADSTLVSNDAYWYSLFLAETRKGKLVVRQPVPKGSRYIVSSIPRGTGLSETSDSAASTLQVGCTECYFVCIDRFSF, encoded by the coding sequence ATGAATTTATTTCTGAGCATGCATGTAACAATGGAGGATGTCTTAATGCCGCTACACAAAAGGTACGTCTCGCTCGTCATTTTTtcgcttttattttgttgtgcaTCGACCTCAGTCAGTCATTATTCCATACCAGAGGAGATGAAGGAGGGATCCGTTATTACAAACCTCGCCACTGATCTGGGTCTGGACGTTAAAACACTGAATCAGAGGAAGATGCGGGTTGACATCATCGCTAACAAGAAATATCTGGATGTGAACAAAGAGACTGGGGAGCTGTTCATTGTTGAGAAGATCGACAGAGAACACATTGGATTGTGCAACAGAAAAAACTCCTGTTTCCTTACGCTCGAAGTGACTTTGGACAACCCGGTGCGCATTTTTAATACTGAGGTAGAAATTTTAGACATGAATGACAACGCCCCGCAGTTCCGGAGGGAAACCATTTATTTGGACATATCTGAAGCCACGCCAGTAGGAGAGAGGTTTTCTCTTAGTAATGCTGTAGATCCCGATGTCGGAATTAATTCTGTAAGAACGTATCATCTTAGTGAGAGTAATCAGTTCAACATCGAGGTTCAGACGGGAAGAGACGGAGCTAAATTTGCTGATTTGATCCTAATAAAGACGCTAGACCGGGAGCAGCAGTCCGTTCATAATTTAATTCTGACAGCGGTAGATGGGGGAACACCTGCTCGTTCTGGCACAGCCAGCGTTATTGTTCGTGTTCTAGATACTAATGATAATTCACCCAcgtttgaaacaaacagtttaacTGTTAAAATCCTGGAGAATTCACCAATAGGAAGTCTTGTTATTGATCTGAGTGCCACAGATTTAGATGAAGGATCCAACTCTGACGTCACATATTCATATAGTTTATATACATCAGAGAAAACACAGGAGACGTTTAATCTGAATCCAACCTCAGGAGAAATTACTGTTAAAGGAATGTTGAACTATGAGGATTTCAGGATTTATGACATGGAGGTGATAGCAACAGACAAAGGAGCCAACAGCTTATCAGGACAATGTACCATCaagattctagtagaagacatgaATGACAACCACCCGGAGATTTCTATTAAATCCTTCCAGAGTCCAGTGAGTGAAAACATCAAGTTAGACACGGTGATAGCTGTAGTTAGTGTGAGTGATAAAGACTCAGGGGACAATGGGCTGGTTGATCTTCATATTCCAGACAACATGCCTTTCAAACTGAGGGAGTCCTCTGATAATTATTATGAGTTAGTGGTGTCAGAGCCATTAGACCGAGAGAAGGTCCCAGAGTATGACATCACTTTCACTGTGACAGACAGAGGTTCTCCTCCTTTAtctgacaatgaaacaatgactttAGAGCTGCTGGATGTTAATGACAATGTTCCCCAGTTCCCCCAGTCTTTTTATACCATACGTGTGATGGAGAATAACGCCCCCGGGGCCTTGCTCAGCTCCCTCACTGCCTTTGACCCTGACCTCCATGAGAACCAGTATCTAGTGTATTTCATCCTGGAGAAGGAGATCGCCAACACCTCCATGTCCATGTTGTTCTCCATCAACCCAGAGAACGGGAACCTTTATGCACTGAAGACCTTTGACTATGAGATAGAGAAGGACTTTGTTTTCCACATCGAGGCCAGAGACTCTGGTTCTCCTCCTCTCAGCAGTAACGTGACCATCCACATCATCATTGTGGACCAGAATGACAACGCTCCATCTATCGTGTCTCCGTGGTGTGAGCGTGGCTCGGTGGTGGAGGAGAAGATCCCCAGATCCACTGACAAAGGCTCTCTGGTTGCCAAGGTGATAGCCTTGGACAAGGACTCTGTGCACAACTCTCGGATCACCTACCAGTTCCTGCAGCTGGCTGACGCCTCCTTGTTCAGTCTGGACCAGTACAACGGAGAGATCCGGACCATGAGGATGTTCAGTTACAAAGACCCGCGCCACCACAGGCTGGTTGTTGTTGCCAAGGACAACGGGGAGCCCGCTCTGTCTGCTACAGTCACCATCAAGCTGCTGACAGTGGAGACTGCTGTGAAGGCCTACTCTGACATGACTGAGATGTCTCTGGAATACGACATCTTCTCAGACATCAACCTGTATTTGGTGATTGGTCTGGGCTCGGTGTCCTTTCTGCTGCTGATCACCATACTGGTGACCATCGTGCTGAAGTGTCAGAAGGTGAAACCCAGCAAATCGGCTCCTCCCAGCAGGAACAGCGTGATCAGTGAGAGGAACTCCACCATCGCAGACTCCACTCTGGTGTCCAACGATGCCTACTGGTACAGTCTGTTTCTAGCAGAGACCAGGAAAGGAAAGCTGGTGGTCAGACAGCCTGTGCCAAAGGGCTCCAGATACATCGTGTCCAGCATCCCCAGAGGGACAGGACTGTCAGAGACCAGCGACTCAGCAGCTTCCACTCTGCAGGTAGGCTGCACTGAATGTTACTTTGTATGTATTGATCGTTTTTCTTTTTGA
- the pcdhb gene encoding protocadherin alpha-C2, whose translation MEIWTAVFVWTAVWPSALSVTRYSIAEEMERGSVVANLAADLGLELGGLAQREVKLDIFTNKKYLDFNKKTGELYILEKIDREYLCPAKPASCFLKLDLIIESPLRIFNIELGITDINDNAPHFRRDRVELDVSESATPGERFSLPNAVDPDVGVNTIKTYKLSTSDHFTIEIQTGSDGTQYVDLVLTKSLDREERVVHNLILAAEDGGVPERSGTANIIVRVQDTNDNPPRFEQPFYTINMTENIPIGTSVMKLNATDLDEGENSEIIYSFTLYTSEKTQDVFALNRDTGEVTIKGIIDYEDMKFYEMYIEAKDKGEHPLLGQCKVVVHVTDMNDNYPEITVQSVKNTVAENIPVGSVIALVGISDRDTGDNGKVSLSVKENMPFILNKSSDKPTHYKLIVSEHLDREQVSEYLITLVVTDAGTPPLSDNETISVHLLDVNDNVPQFPQSFYTIRVMENNAPGALLSSLTAFDPDLHENQYLVYFILEKEIANTSMSMLFSINPENGNLYALKTFDYEIEKDFVFHIEARDSGSPPLSSNVTVHIIIVDQNDNAPSIVSPWCERGSVVEEKIPRSTDKGSLVAKVIALDKDSVHNSRITYQFLQLADASLFSLDQYNGEIRTMRMFSYKDPRHHRLVVVAKDNGEPALSATVTIKLLTVETAVKAYSDMTEMSLEYDVFSDINLYLVIGLGSVSFLLLITILVTIVLKCQKVKPSKSAPPSRNSVISERNSTIADSTLVSNDAYWYSLFLAETRKGKLVVRQPVPKGSRYIVSSIPRGTGLSETSDSAASTLQV comes from the coding sequence ATGGAGATTTGGACCGCTGTCTTTGTCTGGACCGCAGTCTGGCCCAGCGCTTTGTCTGTGACGCGGTACTCCATAGCAGAGGAGATGGAGAGGGGCTCCGTTGTGGCTAATCTTGCTGCAGATTTGGGACTTGAGCTCGGAGGTTTGGCACAACGAGAGGTAAAACTTGACATTTTCACAAACAAAAAATATCTGGATTTCAACAAGAAGACCGGGGAGCTTTACATCTTAGAGAAGATAGACAGGGAGTATCTCTGTCCGGCGAAGCCAGCGTCCTGCTTTTTAAAGCTTGATTTGATCATAGAAAGCCCGTTACGCATATTCAACATTGAACTCGGAATAACGGATATAAACGATAACGCGCCGCATTTTCGGAGAGACAGAGTGGAGCTGGACGTTTCTGAATCCGCCACTCCGGGAGAACGGTTCTCTCTGCCGAACGCCGTGGATCCAGATGTTGGCGTAAACACAATTAAAACATACAAACTCAGCACCAGTGATCATTTTACTATTGAAATCCAGACGGGAAGTGACGGAACTCAGTATGTGGATCTAGTTTTGACCAAATCTTTAGACAGGGAGgaaagggttgtccataatttaatTCTGGCGGCGGAAGACGGAGGTGTGCCTGAGCGCTCTGGCACCGCAAACATCATCGTTAGGGTGCAGGACACAAACGATAATCCTCCTCGGTTTGAACAGCCATTTTATACCATTAACATGACAGAAAACATCCCGATTGGAACCTCAGTCATGAAGCTTAACGCCACAGATCTTGACGAGGGCGAAAATTCAGAGATAATTTACTCATTCACGCTTTACACGTCAGAGAAAACGCAGGACGTGTTCGCACTGAATCGCGATACAGGTGAGGTAACAATTAAAGGGATCATAGATTATGAAGACATGAAGTTTTATGAGATGTATATTGAAGCTAAAGATAAAGGAGAGCACCCCCTGCTGGGGCAGTGCAAAGTAGTGGTTCATGTGACAGATATGAATGATAATTACCCAGAAATCACTGTCCAGTCCGTCAAAAACACAGTAGCTGAAAACATACCAGTTGGGAGCGTCATAGCGCTGGTGGGAATAAGCGACAGAGATACTGGGGACAATGGGAAGGTGAGTTTATCAGTTAAAGAGAACATGCCTTTCATTCTAAACAAATCATCAGACAAACCCACACATTATAAACTCATTGTCTCTGAGCATTTAGATCGAGAGCAAGTGTCAGAATATCTCATCACCCTGGTAGTGACAGATGCAGGAACACCTCCTTTATCTGACAATGAAACAATATCAGTTCATCTGCTGGATGTTAATGACAATGTTCCCCAGTTCCCCCAGTCTTTTTATACCATACGTGTGATGGAGAATAACGCCCCCGGAGCCTTGCTCAGCTCCCTCACTGCCTTTGATCCTGACCTCCATGAGAACCAGTATCTAGTGTATTTCATCCTGGAGAAGGAGATCGCCAACACCTCCATGTCCATGCTGTTCTCCATCAACCCAGAGAACGGGAACCTTTATGCACTGAAGACCTTTGACTATGAGATAGAGAAGGACTTTGTTTTCCACATCGAGGCCAGAGACTCTGGTTCTCCTCCTCTCAGCAGTAATGTGACCGTCCACATCATCATTGTGGACCAGAATGACAACGCTCCATCTATCGTGTCTCCGTGGTGTGAGCGTGGCTCGGTGGTGGAGGAGAAGATCCCCAGATCCACTGACAAAGGCTCTCTGGTTGCCAAGGTGATAGCCTTGGACAAGGACTCTGTGCACAACTCTCGGATCACCTACCAGTTCCTGCAGCTGGCTGACGCCTCCTTGTTCAGTCTGGACCAGTACAACGGAGAGATCCGGACCATGAGGATGTTCAGTTACAAAGACCCGCGCCACCACAGGCTGGTTGTTGTTGCCAAGGACAACGGGGAGCCCGCTCTGTCTGCTACAGTCACCATCAAGCTGCTGACAGTGGAGACTGCTGTGAAGGCCTACTCTGACATGACTGAGATGTCTCTGGAATACGACGTCTTCTCAGACATCAACCTGTATTTGGTGATCGGTCTGGGCTCGGTGTCCTTTCTGCTGCTGATCACCATACTGGTGACCATCGTGCTGAAGTGTCAGAAGGTGAAACCCAGCAAATCGGCTCCTCCCAGCAGGAACAGCGTGATCAGTGAGAGGAACTCCACCATCGCAGACTCCACTCTGGTGTCCAACGATGCCTACTGGTACAGTCTGTTTCTAGCAGAGACCAGGAAAGGAAAGCTGGTGGTCAGACAGCCTGTGCCAAAGGGCTCCAGATACATCGTGTCCAGCATCCCCAGAGGGACAGGACTGTCAGAGACCAGCGACTCAGCAGCTTCCACTCTGCAGGTATAG